A stretch of Planococcus citri chromosome 5, ihPlaCitr1.1, whole genome shotgun sequence DNA encodes these proteins:
- the LOC135846675 gene encoding cuticle protein 1 → MAFKLLLICALAAYTSAQSFQSNKYPAGVHPNLCPHYPYCDNTVLAGFAQGVASFHSAGLAAPGYPAALSPHACPNYPYCSHQIPPEAIHYRRSTPYQHQPFAAASHVPYPVVASVGSPAKYPSGVDPASCPNYPYCH, encoded by the coding sequence CTTTTAATCTGCGCTTTGGCCGCTTACACATCAGCTCAGTCTTTCCAATCCAACAAATACCCAGCCGGAGTACATCCAAATTTATGTCCTCATTATCCATATTGTGATAACACTGTTTTGGCTGGATTTGCCCAAGGCGTAGCATCGTTCCATTCGGCAGGATTAGCAGCTCCAGGATATCCAGCTGCCCTTAGCCCTCACGCTTGTCCCAATTACCCATACTGTTCTCATCAAATTCCTCCAGAAGCCATTCATTACCGTAGAAGTACTCCATATCAACACCAGCCATTTGCTGCTGCTTCTCACGTTCCTTATCCAGTTGTAGCCTCGGTTGGATCTCCTGCCAAGTATCCCAGCGGAGTTGATCCCGCCAGCTGCCCAAATTATCCTTATTGCCATTAG